CCAGCTGTTACAGTCATCAAGAAAAGTCAGTTGCGCCAACAATGTAAGAAACCCTACGTaattatttaaacattacagGCATCTTGGCTGTTCatccatgtttaaaatttgacatgaaatattttgctatcattatgaacaaatgaaatcgacctacttacccaaggttacccgttgaccagcattttttattttttctgaccttacatatgatatttaattgcgtatgctaaaatagatattatgtaaattgcatgcaaatttatgtgaattagatttttctaaattttgttgccacaaatcaattttctgtttggttttcgcacagggtaatacagagagtaaaaagatgctgttctatcacacacagattttatttagaaaactacatatttcatactttcatgtttgattttcatttaaataaacatcattgacagtttttatgccatggtaagatgacacactgaaaatacaaatcggaaacttcattggtgagctcaaacattaaCGGTCactttctccagcttgggggtgggggtgggagggggtatcagtgtttttttccattgggccgacaaaaagtcactgaccccccatgaataaactttcatagcatctgacagtaagctgtagagggaagagatttgagactgggatatgtccacctctttgtgtgagtgtgtgtgtgaatggtgCTAGGAGGTCTCCCCTAAAAGCCCTGGAggttgtaaaaagcaactacataaggttgaaagatggtttaaataaagtttcatagcatcttgacagtaagaggtggaggaaagaactttgatttgagactggaacatgtctacctcttatgggggttctagggggtgtccccctagaagccctggaggttttttacttctaaaggcaatgtttaggcgattcacagacactttcagacaataatttgcaagctttacaagacagcgctaacatgtaaaaagcaactacgtaaggttgaaacatttttgaaataaagtttcatagcatcttgacagtaagaggtggaggaaagaactttaatttgaaactggaatgtgTCTACttcttatgggggagggggtcctAGAGGGTCTCCCCTTGAAgctttttatgtttgttttttaccaatttggtgaatcttattgttggtttaacgaatgagtggcctcagGGGTGATGGAGTCAAAGGGGTCCCCTCccggcagatctgcagttttttgtttctatttaggcaagttttaggttattcatagcctctgagatatatattgccaagcttcggaaagctaaagtaaatatagcTTTTTTAAATTAAGTTTTCCTTGTTAtgaagtgggcctgtaacattggtataggggcattgatattgcatgtatagtaaagttactgacgtgttagagcactttaggaggtcatacctagtgtacaatagaaacttgaatttgagacaagaacaaatatatatatgtaccacaggctaacgaaactgtctggtccctgacatgtgtttgaaaatgtttgtcatgattttacaAGTGTCCttgttggagaggtacgagcaggttgaacagtatactcgaacctgtgcatcatttccctgccaagacattttttttctagcagcagtggtccatctttttttccatcacccactcatatccggatttttttttcaagcaactccatttggcatcttttttggCATCTTCCAagcccaggatatcaaatggtccaccccttataTAATGGGGGGTAGCGAATGATTACATAAGCGGACAATAGCTGAACCGTTTTCAAACCACCCCAGTCACCATGACCTTTGATatcatcaatctgattaaaatccgatgtagcgTACACatcgcgatttctttttggctgttacatttactgtcgttGGTCCATGTaacgagcgctcacaaaagaacagacgatagtaaatgtaacagccaaaaagaaatcgcgacTTGTGCACTATATCGGATTTTACTCAGATTGGATATAGAtagacattgtatcaatggGTCAGCCTGTAAAACATTATATTCATGATAGTTTTATAAAGAGATCCTAGCTAAATACAAAGTGTTAAAAACCCCAGTAAtattaattatcttaatacatAGTACTTTTTCAGATTTGTTAATGTTCTCTTCGAcctttttcttttcttacaTTCACTGAAACATTAAGGAGCGAGAAtaatagttcaatgtaagatAAAAACAACACAGTTATGTTAGTACGATCTCCCTGAACCCCCTTCTTTCAGACAGCATACTCCGGGTCAGTACCCGACTCATAATTGCAGCTGTTTATATACGGACATCAATACAGTGAACACAAAAAGATCAATGACTTACACACATTGTATAATACTAGTCTCAAGAAGGGCCAGAAAGGGTTAGATGGTAATTAGTATGTTTTTCAACGGGtgcaaataaacatatatagcGAAAAGTTTAATATTGTTGGCTTTTAAGTGAAGTTATGTATTACAACTTTTACTAGGCTGTTGAATCTTGACTGTATCACAACCTATTATGGGCTTCCAAAATACTTTCTGTAGAGTACGGGTGTTTGAATTTACAAACATGCACAATTTAAAGCCACAACTAACTCTTGTTGTATTCTTCTAGGTGTGTTTTCGGATCCTTGCACGACATGTGCTGGCCGCCATGATGTTTTTAggaatgtttgttttgtactgTCTTCGAAATAATCTCAGCGTTACTATCGTTGCCATGGTGAACACAACAGGGAAAGAAGCTGACAGATATAGTGGAGATTGTCAAGGAAAAAATGACAGTGATGTGGATCTTGTAGATGAGGTAATTTCAAataacattatgtatgtatgtatgtatgtatgtatgtatgtatgtatgtatgtatgtatgtatgtatgtatgcctgtttgtctgtctgtctgtctgtctgtctgtatgcatgtatttatttatgtacgtatgtacgtatgtacgtatgtctgtctgtctgtctgtctgtctgtctgtctgtatgtatgtatgtatgtatgtatgtatgtatgtatgtatgcccaTGTGTGTACGAGTATACGCATGTGCGtatgaatgaatggatgtataaatgggatggatggatgaagtTACTTTCTGTGTGGCAATACCATCGTCCAATCGTTTCAGTGACAATTCGTTATCATAGTTATTATTCCAATCTTTCAGTTTAGgaactgaaaaaaaacatgCCCACACGTCcctataatgtaatataaatatattctgCACGTTTTccatatcaatatttatatttttctagCTTGGAGAGTTTTACTGGGACAGCTATCACCAGGGTCTTCTCCTGGGGGCGTACTATTACGGCTATGCATCGAGTCAGATATTCGGTGGTTGGCTAGAGAAGTACATCGGTGGCAAGATTGTCTTTGGTGGAAGTATGTCCATTGCATCGATACTTACACTACTGTCACCCCTAGCTGCACGGGCAGGTTTCTGGGTGTATTTTGCTGTCAGAATATCGATTGGGCTTTCACAGGTAActtaaaatgaatataaaatttcaaatcaagCACAAAATTGAATTAGTGTTCAATTATGATGCTTCGTTTCTCTTCGTGCATTTTAGTCTCCTGTCATTTCTGTTGGTATTTTTGGTCTTGTTATTTCGTTTTCCTGTATTGTCTTGATCGCATACTGTATACGTTTGTGCACAGCGTGGAGGGAGATGGGATGGAGAGAGAGTGAAGAGAAGAGTCAGGACAAAGAGAAAGTAGCTGGGGCAATGGCTGGGTGGGAAgacgggcgggcggacggaaggacatacatacatacatacatacatacatacagacagacagacagacagacagacagacagacagacagacaacaaaatCACTGTTGATGATACATTCATTATACACGGCACATACCGAGGAACACGCCGCCAAATTATAATGCAATGATTAATTATCACTACTCGGCCGATTACTCTCCTTGTCGGCATTACCAAAGAGTATTTCAATTTCCAACTACTGGTAAATATTTTTTCCAGATGGAAGTAAACAGGAATAAAGAATAGTAATAGTTGTGTTTTGCATGAATTGCTAATAACAATTGCTATACTGTCAATAAATCGCTTGTAATTTTTATAAAATCACATCAACTGAATTCAAATTATTGTAAgtttgcaacaacaacaaaaggaTTATCGTTAAACATACACAGATTTGTGTTACATATTGCAGGGAGTTATATTTCCGGTACATCATCAGATGTGGGGTAAATGGGCTCCTCCCTTGGAGAGAACAGCTTTAATATCAATTGGTCCATCAGGTGAGTTTGACGTGGGCTCGAGGCTCCTCCCTTGGAGAGGACAGCCTTGGTGTATTTTGATCCTTCTTAGTATGACCACAGACCCTACACATGGGCTCCTTCTATGGACAGGACAATGGTGTCGATTGGATACATTGGGGTTGGTTTGACGTGGGCCATTCCCATGGAGAAGATATCTTTGATATTGCTTTGactcgtatcgtatcgtatctaTCGTATCACATCCcgtatatcattatattatatcatataatatatcttaccatatatcatatcaGTATATCAtatatcctatcctatcctatcctatcatatcatatcatatcacatcacatcatatcatgccatatcataccatatctcACAATTAATATCACACCACGCGACATCATGGGGTAACTGACGTCACTTGGGCACCTCGGGTCGTGTGAAAATCGAACGTATTTTACTGCATTTGGGGTACCCCTGGGAGCCTATAATTAAATCCGTGATTCACGATAAATAATTTGGTCcgtctttccaaaatattttagacaatttgaagtgaaaaattatTTCATCACTAAATGTGGAAAGATATCCTCAAAATACGGTATAATTCTTACGGAATTGATAACAATAACCAATTACATGTCGTCCCCATCTTGGGTCAAGTCAGGCCAGGTCAAGTTGCCCCTGCTCCATGAGGAGGGTCGACTTGGGGCGCCCCGAGTGTGACGTCATGTAGAAATCGAACGCAACTTGGGGCAACTTAGGTGCCTCGAGACACCCTGGGTTGCATAATCGAACGCACCCCATATAACAAAGCATGGTACATTTTATGTGAAGCATGTTATGAGATGGTGTTTCCAGCGACTACCACTAATGTTAATACTGTCGGTTGTTTTTAATGCTTTTGCTAGGTTGTAATGCTGGTACAATTTTCGTCAGTGTTGTTTCTGGTGTGATGGCGGCCAACATTGGTTGGGACTCGGTGTTTTACATGACAGGTATGGACCCCACACGTACTATTTAAATCTACAATGATTTAATGAGGACACGcacaatatacacaatatacacataAAAGGGACAGAATTTGGCAGGGAGAACTGAGTTGGTAGTTCCTGTACAGGTATAGTCGATAAGCGATAGTGATAATCTTGAACGTGAAACAAACGACAAAAGGTGACATGCATGTTGTATTTCTCTCTACTGCTATGCTATAGGTACTCTTGGTTTGACTTGGGTGATAGGATGGATATTTCTAGCCTACGATTCACCGGAAAAACATCCAAGAATTAGTGACAGCGAAAAGAATTATATAATCGAAGAGATTGGCCCAAGTTCTGAAGACAAGGTGAGAGAGAAAGactgacagagagagagagagagagagagagagagagagagagagagagagagagagagagagagagagagagaaatattaTGCTTTCGTTTATATGTTACTCCATACACGTCTATGGTTACTGTATGCTTCTGAAAAATTCGATCATAACCTGGTTATTCAGGAAAAAGTGGAGGAGGGGAGGGGCGACACGAAAAGGAATGACACCTGAAACTATGCGTAGAAGTTGGAATGACAGCATTAAATAGTTCTCACTCTCATTGATAGAATTCGGTTAGTATGTAATATAGGTGAGTAATGTAAATCACAATTTCTTACTTTCGATTGACTAGTTGGATAACATATACAATCAATAGTTGAACATAATATTTTGAGTCCCTTAACACccgcaaccccccccccccctcccccatcgcCATGTAAAGTTCTACTTCTGGCAGTGAGTTATTGCCATCTGTCTGAAATTGTATCAAGTGAAATACATACGTTTATATTTGCTCAGGATCCCAAAGTACCGTGGATGAATATATTTACTTCCATTCAAATATGGGGATTGGCGGTTGGTCATTTCTGCAGTAACTGGGGATTCTATACTCTCCTGACGTCATTTCCTACTTACTTGGATCAAGTTCTTGGATTCGATATCAGCGCTGTAagttgtgtgtgtattttgataCGGAACAGTCTACCCGACCTGTTTCCCACTAATATGGAACAGTCTATCTGTTATACATCAGTTATTTACTCTTGATAAATTCAAGAAAGACATTGAGACAATTCTTTGCAATTATAGTTTCACTCATCTATTGGGGTGTTTCCTTTTCAACTCCACATTACTGGattgatgtacaaaatgtactttatcaatgtcttgattgattgatcggttgattaattgattgagtgattggttggttgattggttgattgattgattgattgattgattgattgattgattgattgattgattgattgatagatagatagataaacaccactacatgtaattttaaaaaaattcagtgATCTAATATTTTGGTCTTCTGTATTATAGTAATTACGAGGGGTGAGGAAGGGATCATATTTTATAAATCGATTCTCGGGAGGGCcttattttagaaaatggaattaggAGAGGGTCACAGTTATTGCATTAGGGAGCCTTCGGTATTTACATGGGAGGGCCGGAGGAttcgggagggggggggtcacacTTTACAaccctgttcttgggggagggtcatattttgcattataatgttGGGGGCggggtgtcacattttacaatccgtaattatgtgaccaaattgaagtgGTCAGTTGAAAAGGCTTACAGTGTCCAGTCTGGATCAGTATCTCCAAAAGCATCAGCTAACCAGTACCAAGAAAATCCTCAAAAGGAACAAAGTTGAACTAGTGGAGGCTCATCTGGCACACACCCTTGGTCAGCAGATATTATAGAGGCTTCAAATACATCCACTATTGGAAGGAAGTGACAGCCAAGAGAAGGGGGAAGAGGATGCTTCTGCTTctgatgctgctgctgctgatggtagcagtgatgatgatgatgatgatgatgatgatgatgatgatgatgatgatgatgatttagttttgaatgtcatagagaacaaggacagtgatacatgtactgactcaagccGTGACAGTGAGTCAGATGAGAGTGatactgataatggcaatactgaaggaggtgatgatgatgatgatgatgatgatgatgatgatgatgatgatgatgatgatgatgatgatgatatcagggaacCCATATTTAACTTCTCATATCTGTTCATTTTCTAGAATGGCGTAATTTCTGCTTTACCACAACTACTACAGTGGATATCTGTTGTTTGCTTTGGCTTATTGGCGGACGTAGTACGGAGAAGGAAGATCATGTCGACGCTATCCGTCAGAAGAACGTTATCTGCCGTTGGttggtacatttttttttatcaaaccagTAATAATTGTCGGCtcattatgacatcatcaattgATTGTGGCGGAGTATGGTGACACGACAGTTGATTAGAAATTAAATTACGCAGTGATTAAATAATTGCCCTAAGAAtgtacaacaaaacaaacaaaaataaaacaaaacacactcaatattaaataatcatttttatatttcaagGTATGTACCTACCGGCCGCATTTCTTCTCGGTGCTGGGTTTGTTGGATGTGGAAAGGAGGGATTAGCCATAACACTTATATCTATCGCAACGTTCTTTGGCGGAGCAGGTTTCCCAGGATTTAAAGTCAATCACGTTGAACTGGCTCCACGATTTGGTGGAATTATTTATGGATTCACAAACATGCTTGCGTCTATCCCAGGTTTTGCTGCCCCATATGTAGTAGGGTCACTTACAAATGAAGCAGTAAGTCGGTTgcctttgtttttcttttaaatgaTGTCcgtctatctgtgtgtctgtgtctgtgtgtctgtctctctgtctgtctgtctgtctgtctgtctgtatgtatgtatgtacgtacgtacgtacgtacgtatgtatgtatgtatgtatgtgtgtgtgtaacgtatgttttgtatgtatgtatgtatgtatgtatgtatgtatgtatgtgtgtgtgtgtgtgtgtgtgcatgtatgtttgtatgtttgtatgtatgtatgtatgtatgtatgtatgtatgtatgtatgcttcaTGGAAAAGACACACCGTGTCAAATGACGACGCCCCCGTATAACTATCTATTATAAATAATGAAGTGTTGTTTCTTGTTCGAAGTGGGGTTTGGGGTGATGGTTGTCATAGATACATGGGCAGAAAGAGAATGCCTTCGTAGTTTCACTAACTAGGATCAAAATGAACGCTTTCTCACAGATTCTTTCTTCTTTCGTTGACCTTCATACTGTTAATTATTATGCGCTTTCTCCGCCAAGTTTCTCTATCATAAAAAAATCTTCTAGCTTGTCTATCGTCACCACACAATACTTGTAATTGTCCATTTTTATCCCCTTCATTAACAGAATACTCGTTCAGAGTGGTTAATTGTCTTCGCAATATGTGCAGTACTGTATTTCATTGGTGGAACTGCTGTTCTTTTAACTCTACAAGTGGACGAACAGGACTGGGCTAAATCGAAAATTAAGACTTACGCAGATAAAGAACTCCAAGATGAACTCCCAGATGAAGTCGAGCTGGTTACCAATGGAAAAACACCAGGAAACATTGATCCAGACGGGAAGAATAACACTACCAAATATTAACCTAAaaggagtcatttcatgacCGTTATTTTCTGGCAATATTCTACATTGCGAAAAGAGGAATATgggaaaatgaaatataattagaAAAGTAATAATTAGTTCTTTTTGATCACGACAAAGGGGTCTAAATAACTTATGAGTAACATTTCGCCTGTTCAGGacgacaggctttgtcaaactgtctagTTGCTAGCGCTAGACAAGTCCATGAAGTCAGTGAACCCCAAGCTGCTATAGTGACATAAACTGTGGATAAGTAGCATCCTGGGcggacaaatataccatatttggacataacaTAACTGTccaaataaacactaactttatgggcgactgtgttattggttagtaTTGTGTGATTGATAATGACTATAGAAGGGAAAGCAGTGTCACCACCATGTTAAAGGAACTTAATGGAAACCACTATCGGAGCGAAGAAGAGAACAACGACTTCAGCTCATGTTTAGAATCATAAATGACCTAGTTGCAATCCCTGCTGAAACCCATGTTAAATTCAACCCAATTCAAAACATTACTGATACAAGCATGTAAAACAGACACTTTCAAACATTCCTTCATCCCACGAACTATTATTGACTGGAATCACTTACCTGATAACATTGTAACTTGCACAAATTTAGAtcaatttaaatctggtttatcaGAAATACCAACTCATTATGACTAGAGACTGCGCACCTGCAGGATTACTGCTCAATTCTTTAGTTACTCTGcagtattatacatatacagattAACAAAGACACGGtgactgtgtgggtggttgTGGATAAATTTTttaattgcatctcatgcatctcgaGACTTCTAGAGTCaacaactttgactatactgtgagtgaaggtataaatcgtaacgatactgtataggaactagacgaatGATGTCGCGGAATGTTGAATAAATATCACTTATTTTAAGCTTTATCGGCAATTGTAAGTGTATGGTCAAACGTTTACAATCTGTCAGACCACCTTAAAAATGTTGCCCCTTACGGTTGTTAACAATTGCAATTACgttcattacattacaatgaAGTGTATGTAACTACTAGACTCAATTAACAATTCACAGCTACAGTAATTACAATTATTGTATATGcgtaattaataaatatttattttcagtgcaatatggtaatttgttttgttacttttaattcgtttattgttgttttaataTTAGAACTCCACTTCAATCTCCCGCATCAAGTGCCATAAACTCGATCAAATGCACGAAAACACTGCA
The genomic region above belongs to Glandiceps talaboti chromosome 8, keGlaTala1.1, whole genome shotgun sequence and contains:
- the LOC144438933 gene encoding sialin-like, which codes for MANSNWVCFRILARHVLAAMMFLGMFVLYCLRNNLSVTIVAMVNTTGKEADRYSGDCQGKNDSDVDLVDELGEFYWDSYHQGLLLGAYYYGYASSQIFGGWLEKYIGGKIVFGGSMSIASILTLLSPLAARAGFWVYFAVRISIGLSQGVIFPVHHQMWGKWAPPLERTALISIGPSGCNAGTIFVSVVSGVMAANIGWDSVFYMTGTLGLTWVIGWIFLAYDSPEKHPRISDSEKNYIIEEIGPSSEDKDPKVPWMNIFTSIQIWGLAVGHFCSNWGFYTLLTSFPTYLDQVLGFDISANGVISALPQLLQWISVVCFGLLADVVRRRKIMSTLSVRRTLSAVGMYLPAAFLLGAGFVGCGKEGLAITLISIATFFGGAGFPGFKVNHVELAPRFGGIIYGFTNMLASIPGFAAPYVVGSLTNEANTRSEWLIVFAICAVLYFIGGTAVLLTLQVDEQDWAKSKIKTYADKELQDELPDEVELVTNGKTPGNIDPDGKNNTTKY